The following is a genomic window from Geoalkalibacter halelectricus.
CGGTGATGAAGGAGCGGCCCAGTCCCTCGGGGTCTCCGAGTCCGGCGATCCAGATAAGCAGGGGCAGGCCGAAGCTGAGCAGGGCCCAAATAATGAGGATGGTGGCGGCGATGGACACTTCCGCCTTCATGTTCTTGGTGGACGGGGCGAAAAAATTGACCGATACCCTGGATTTGTCCGTCATGGGCCAGTAGCCTCCCGTAAATACGAAGTCCTGAGCGTGTTAGACCTTACCCTTATTTGGGTCTTCGCGCAAACCATCCCGAGGAGATTTTCCCCGCGCGGCACCCTGACGGCCAGACGCGAAGAGGAAAAATTCTGGCGCCGGTGGACGGCTTGTGCTAATAACAGGGGCCTTCGACGACAAGGAAAACGCGCGGCCGCTTGTTCACACTTATTCAGGGCTGAGGGGGCTCGCGCGATTCATTGAGTGAGGAACTCCCTATGTCCCAACTCTCCGATAAGGGGCGCCGCATCCGCGAGATGTTTGACGGCATCGCCCCGCGCTACGAT
Proteins encoded in this region:
- a CDS encoding DUF4212 domain-containing protein; this encodes MTDKSRVSVNFFAPSTKNMKAEVSIAATILIIWALLSFGLPLLIWIAGLGDPEGLGRSFITEARFLGFPLHYWLIAQGCTIGYVLLCKLYCILWDKKVTKF